GTGGTGGACTCTACCATCGGCTGGCGCTTTCCCAATAAAAAACTCACCGATAAATACTACCCGTACTCCATGGGCGAAACTGCCGAGAATGTGGCCAAACAATGGAAAATAGGCCGGCAGGCCCAGGACGAATTTGCCCTGGCCAGCCAGGAGAAATATTTTGCCGCCCTGGAAAAAGGCAGGTGGAAAAATGAAATAAGCGGCGTGGAGATCTTTGGTGGAAAGGATGAAAAGATCTTCCTCGAAAAAGACGAACCACCACGTTCTACATCCATGGAAAAACTGTCTGGTCTTCGTGCTGCCTTTATAAAAGATGGAACCGTTACGGCTGGTAATTCATCGGGCATCAACGATGGTGCTGCCGCCATGCTGCTGGCCAGTGAAGAAGCGGTACAGAAATACAACCTGCAACCGTTGGCCCGAATTGTTTCGATGGCTGTTGCTGGTGTTGACCCGGCCATTATGGGTATTGGTCCTGTACCTGCTACCCAAAAAGCATTAAAACGTGCTGGGCTTACGGTAAACGACCTCGATCTGATAGAGCTGAATGAGGCGTTTGCAGCGCAATCACTTGCCTGTATGCACGACCTGCAACTGGACCCCGCCAAAGTAAACGTGAACGGTGGTTCTATTGCCATTGGCCACCCACTGGGTTGCAGTGGCGTACGTATTTCCGCTACCCTGCTGCATGAAATGAAAAGACGGGGAAGCAAATATGGACTGGCTACCATGTGCGTTGGAGTAGGGCAGGGCGCTGCTGTTATTTATGAAGGTGTTTAGTAAATAGAAATAATATTATAAATTCTTTATGCAGGAAACGGTTCTCAGTACGCTTATCTATAAATACAACCCCTATGCGCGCTTCCTGGTGGTGTTGTATATAGTAAGCATGTTGGTCCTCTGCCTGTTTATCTGCGACATAATACCGCTGTACATCATGTGGACGGCCTTATGCATTTGGGCTATTCCATTGGTGTACGCGGGTATTTCAAAAAAGACGGTGTTTAATTTCCGGTGTATCGATAGCCGCCTGTTAACGTTATCCCCCTCAGCTATTAAAGTAGGAAAGGAACGATATCCTGTAAAGGATACCAGCATAGAGTTGCATATAAATGCCTACGATGGGTTTGTTTACCGCATCAGGAAGGAAGGGTTGTTGACACCACAAACCACGCATGGTAACAATAATATGTTACTGTTTACTTACAAAGGAGTTACTTATGATAATGAGTTTCATTTAAGTAACTACGGCAGTTATACTACACTTTACAAGCTGGTAGGTCAATGGCAGGCTGCCGGAGTTCGGATTACTGTTAAAGAAAACTTTACGCGGGAATTTGTAACCAGGCAGTATGAAAAGATGAACCGCCCCAAAAGAAAGTATTGATCAGAAAGATAAGTATCATTAGTTTGCAGGTTCAATTGATACTATGACCTTACAAACTGCTTTATTCCAACTGGAGAAACACCTGCAGGAAGTTCCGCAACATTTCAACCAGTTCTCACCCGAAGTTTTATTGAACAAACCCGCCCCGGGCAAATGGTCGAAACAGGAAATCCTGGGCCATTTAATTGATTCGGCCATCAATAACCTGAAGCGGTTTACCGATACGCAATATTTCCCCCAGCCTTACACGGTAATAAGATATCAGCAGGACGACCTGGTTATTATTAACCGCTACCAGCAATTGCCATTGGAGTACCTGTTGCAATTGTGGAGCATACTGAATAAGCAAATAGTCAATATTATCAGCACCATTCCTGCTGAGAAGTTGCCCTATACCGTTATCATTCCGTCCGGGGACTCAAAGACCCTCGAATAGCTGGCGATCGATTATGTGGAGCACATGGAACATCACCTGAAGCAGATATTCGGGTAGCCTGTTACACCAGTTTATACAACAACTTCTTCACCATCCGGTAATTGGTCAACAGCGACAAGCCAATCAGGAATACGGCGGTTGATAATACACCCCAGTGCAGGAAGGACGACAGCTCGGGCCGGTCGAACATGGCAAAATGATGAAAGGCCCATTGCATGCCTTCGGTAAGCGCCAGGGCAGCCAGCACTACCAATACGTACACCGGAATAAATTGTTTGGAGACATTTTTACTGAGCCAGTTGGGGGAGTAACCCATCATCAACAGCAACTGCAGATTGTCTTTACTGCGGGCGATCATCAATTGCAGGTAGAAAGAAAATAACATCAGCGCGAGGATCACCACCAGCAAACCAAAAATGCCCAGTCCGCTGAAGATGCCCTGCAGCACCTGCTTTACGCGGCCGAATTTTGTTTTATCCTTGTTTACCTTATAATTCTTTTGTTGCAGGTAATTTAAAAAATCAGGGTTGTTGGCGTCTTTGGTTTTTATATACAGGCGGGAGGCCTTTACATCGGTAGTATTTCCAAATTTGTTATTGGCCCACTCGAGGAAGTTTTTGGGAACAATAATCGAATTCACGCGATCGCTCAATGCTACAATAGAGCCGCGGAAAGTTTGCTTCTCTCCATTTTGTCCATAACAGGTAATGAATACTACTACCTGCGAAGCGGTCTCCGCCGATAATTGCGGTAACCCATAACCGGGTGCAAACACGTTGTATATTTCCAGGAAGTCGGAAGAGAAGACAATGGGGATGTAATCCTGTCCCTCCTTCCAGGTGAAGTTGGGGGGAACCGTGTCGATAAAGTTATTGTCCAGCGACTCCAGGAACATATCGGTGCTGAAGGGAATGATATCACCGGCGCTTAACTGTACGCGGAAGCGGTTGGCGGTGAGGGGCGATACCCCTTCTATAAAAGGTTTGTTGGCAATGTCTTTAATATCGTTGGCGTTGAACAGGTTCTTCTCCAACTGCCCCATGGTTTCATTGGTAATGGTTTTGGAGATGGAAATAAAGTCAGAACCTTCTTTACGCTGGCTGTCGCCACCTAACAGCTGTTGTATGTTGATGTACATTTGAATAGAACACAACAACAACAATACACCAATGCCTAAACCAATATAGGAGAACCAGCGGGAGCCGGTGTTGGTGCCTGTTTGCAATAAGGAGCGAATGGGTTTAAATGATACTACTGCCACGGGTAATGATTACAAATGAAAAATTCGGGTGTACGGGAACCAGTCGATGCGTTCCAGGTCGGCAAAGATGATAGCCGCATTGCGCAATTTGGCTTCTTCGAGCATCAATTGCATGGCGTTCTGCGAGTTCTTATCATCCAGGTGACTGAAAGGCTCATCGAGCAACAGGAAATCGAAGGGCTGCATCAGCGCGCGGATGATGGCCACGCGTTGCTGTTCACCATAGCTACAGATGCGGCTTTTGGAAGTCAGCTTGTTGCCAATGCCCAGCCGTTCCGCCATCTCCCTGATCTTTTCTGCGGGATGAAAAGGATTGAGTTGCCGTTTCAATTCAATATTCTCCTGTACCGATTGCTCGGGAAACAGGCGCAGGTCCTGGAACACAATGCTCACATGGTCTTTGCGGTAACCGGCGAAATCTTCGGGCGTATAATTCCTGAGGTTGGCGGAGTTGTATACGATGTTGCCATTATACTCATTGCGCATGCCGTATAAAAAATGCATGAACGAGGTTTTACCACTGCCTGAAGGCGCCACGATCTTGATATACTCGCCTTTGGTAAAGGTGAGGTCCTGGCGCCAGATCCCGGACTGGGTGCGATGGTTTTCATCGAAATAAACAGGTAACACCTGTTGTAATTGGAGTTGCATGCTGCGAAATAATTACTTAATCATGAAACAAGCCTGCTCCTGGGTGTTGTTCCGGTGAGCAGGCTTGTTCAATATTTAAATATAATGCTATTTACTGATGTAATACTGGTTCAAGCGCTGCAAGGCCTTCTGATGCAGGATCGGTATACCTAACGTGTGCATCAGTGTGATTGCGTCTGGGACCTGTTATTTTAGCCATTGAATCCAGGTAGGTGTTGAGCAGTTTCAGGCTATTGGTGCTTTTATCAACCAGGTTTATCTCCATCTCACCTACAAAAGCATCGTCTTTTTGACCATCGCTATACATGTACACGTCCTGCCACATGTTGGTTGACAGGTCCATGGTGGCTTTAGAAACGCTGTCGGTAGTGGAGGGAGCCATTGTTTTAATTATGCCCTGGAGATCGATGTAACCACCAAATGATTTACCGGCAAGGCGGCTAGTAAAGGCGAAGTTATTGTTGCCGCCGCTTAAAAATGCATTCACCTGCTCAGGAGAATTGCCGGCTGCAAACCAGTCATTGTTCAATTGGAAATGAACATTATTGGTGATGGGCTGCAATTCCTGTGATTTTTTCTGCAGAATGCTGAACAGTTTGTCGAAAGAAGGCTTTTCGTTAACCGAACTAGCAAAAAGAATATTTACCGGCAGGATATCCTGCTCAATGGCCGGAGACCCGTCTGGATTGATGCCGGGGGTAGTTTTCCCTTTGATCTTTAGATCGCTTACAGCCAGCAACACATCGCCCTTGGTAGCTTTTACAAACTCTGCCGTGCTGTAGCCTTCGCTGCCCAGGAAACCGTTCACCATACCATCTACACCCATCATTTTAAGCAGGTCTATAAAGCCCTGTGGCTGGTATTTGAATGCAAATACAGCTACTACATTTTTTGATGGAATGCGGTTGATCATATCGGCGCTTATTTTGCCGCCGCCATTCTTTTCCATCAGGGCTTTTAACTCCTTATTGACGAAAGCCTTTGTTTTAAAGGTGATCTTTCCATTTGCGAAGTTCAGCGCGGCGCCATATGCATTTCCTTCAAACAGGCTGTTCATTTTAAGCAACGACATCATGCCACCCAGGCTGTTATAATATTGTTCAGCGTTTACCCAGTAATGGATATCGCCCGGTTCCTTCATTACAGAAACAAAACGCTCATCGCTGACCAGGTTGTTTTTTGAAGGCAGATCGAACAACTCCATAGCGAATTTTTGTAAGCTGTCTGTTGTAAAAGAGAACGGTTCGTAGCCGGAGGCGTTAGAGTTGAAACGGTTAGCAAGCGAACCCATGGGCACGTCGGAAATGAAAACAAAACGGCTTTTTGTCCAGGCCACCAGGCTTTTGAGACCGGTGTTCAACACGCTTACATCACCTGACTTAACCACCTTACCGCCTTTGTTAGCGTTGGTAGCAAAGGTTTCAAAAGCAGCAGCATCCTTAATGCCACCTTCAACGGCCATATAGCCACCCTGGTTCTGTTTCTTTACAAATAGGCCCAGGTCGCTCTGTATATCAACGCCCGAAGTGGCGGGGTCCTGCAAGGTTTTCTTTACAAACGAATCGGTTTCAGTAGTGTAGGCTTCTTTGAACCATTCGTTTTGCTGAATTTCCTGCCAGCTTAATTTTGAGGTAAGCGACTTCACATTAACATGTAATGCAAAGGCGGCATCTCTGGGAATGGCTAAACCTGATTTATCGCTGTGGCTACAGGATACGATACTGGTAAGGGTTACTGCAAGCAGTAAAAATGTTAGTAAGTGACGTTGCATATCATCGTTTTGTTTTAAATAGGAGCTCAAATAAACAATTTATTGCTTAGGTCTGCAAGCGGTACGGTTTGCTGGACCCCGGTTTTTAAATTTTTGACAACACCTGTATTATTTTGTATTTCCGTACTGCCAATAATTACAATAAATCCGATATTTTTCTTTTCTGCATATTTAAACTGCTTGTCCATTTTTGCCGATTCGTGGTACAATTCGCAGCGAACCCCCTGTTTACGAAGTAATTGCATAGTATTGAACGCTTTACTGCTTTCTTCGGCGCCCAAATTAAAGAACAGCACCTGGGTGCCGGTGTACACGTCTTCGGGGAATAGGTTCAATTCTTCCATAACATCGTAAATTCGGTCAACCCCAAAGCTGATGCCTACGCCAGGGATATTGGGTACGCCAAACAGGCCGGTAAGGTCGTCGTAGCGACCGCCGCCGCCGATGCTGCCCATTTTAACGCTGGCTGGAGCCTTAGCCTCGAAAATAATGCCGGTATAGTAGTTCAGACCGCGGGCAAGGGTAAAATCGATAACCAGATTGGCTGTGGTTGAATTTGAGCAAACCGTCTTTAACTCTTGAATCCCTTCAACACCCGACGGATAATTGCCGACCAAGGGTATTATTTGCATTATTTTTTCTTCATTGCTCCCTGAAATGTTTAAATATTTTTCAATGATCGTAACCTGTTCCTCATTCAACTCTCTTTGGAACAGTTCTTCTTTTACTTTATCCAGTCCAATTTTGTCAAGTTTATCAATGGCGATGGTAATGTCGATCATTTTCTCAGCGCCTCCACAGGATTCGGCAAGTGCAGTCAGGATTTTGCGACTATTAATACGCAGTTCGTAGCCGGTTAAACCCAGTTGTGAGAAAACATCATGGTAAATATTGGTCAATTCAACTTCGTTCAGTAGTTGTTTGCTACCTACCACATCAGCATCACATTGATAAAATTCCCGGTAACGACCTTTTTGTGGTCTGTCTGCCCGCCATACCGGTTGGATCTGGTAGCGTTTGAACGGAAAGGTAAGCTGCCCATGGTTCATGGCCACGTAGCGGGCAAACGGGATGGTGAGGTCATATTTTAAAGCCCGTTCCGTGATGCCTTTTATATTTTTTCCTTCCAGCACTTTTTCAAAATCTTCCCGTAGCTGTTGGTGTTTGGCGGTATTATCGAGGCCATTATTTAGAATTCTGAAGATCAGTTTATCGCCTTCTTCACCGTACTTACCCATAAGGGTTTCCATGTTTTCCATGGCCGGGGTTTCCAGCGGTTGAAAGCCGTACAATTCAAATACGCTGCGGATGGTATTAAAAATAAATTGCCGTTTGCGAACTACCTCCGGTCCGAAGTCTCTTGTTCCCGCAGGTATTGATGGTTTGTTAGACATTTTATAGTTCTCTGAATTTTTGGTCTCGTAATTGTTAAATGTTGAATATCCAATATTGGATGTTGAAATCAATACCCCTGTCTTTCTTACTTCGACATTGGAGATTCATCATTCATTATTCGATATTTCTCTATAATCTTATCACATGCCTGATCGATCATGGCGTACACTTCGTGATAGCCTGGTTCGGTTCCGTACCAGGGATCGGGCACATCCCTATTTTTACCGGGATGCAGTTCGTTCATCAACAGTTCTACTTTGGCGGCATCGAAATCCTTGCGGGCAATGCGTTGCATTTCCGCCACCACATCTTCGGCCATGGCGTATATTTTATCGAACTGTTTAAAATCGGCAGCGGTGAACCGGCGTGCGCGTTGATGGCTGATGTCGATACCATTTAATAAGGCCACTTTTTGCGAAAGGCGATGCGGTTGTTCTCCCACATGATAGCCATTGGTGCCGGCGCTGTCGATGGTCCATGTCAATCCTTCCTGTTGCGCTTTGTGTTGCAGGATGCCTTCAGCCAGGGGGCTTCTGCAAATGTTACCAAGGCAAACCATTAAAATTTTCATAGTCGGCAAAGATAACTCATAGTTTCTGGTTGTTGGCAGATCGCAGAGGCTGAATAAGTTGCAACAAAATTGCTGAGTTTGGGCCATTTTATGGAAATACCTTCATTTTGCATCTCATTTTTGAATAAAGTCATTAACCCTGGGATTTTCGTAACATGATTATTTCTTATCTTGCCCGGACCCTAAATATGCACAAATGGAAGAGGATTTTGACGACAAAAAGCAAAGGGATTATGTTAACAGGCGATCTATAATGGACCTTGGTATGGGGATCATTTACACCGGAATGGGTTTGTTGATGGTGTTTGCGGCAAAAGTGGGATTGGACGCTGTTTTCTCTGAACCATTTAACTACATTTTCGGTGGAATATGTTTGTTGTATGGTGGGTTCAGAATATACCGGGGCATAAGAAGAAACTATTACCGGTAAGTAATTTTACTAACGCCTGCTGTAAACGACAGGGGCATAGTGATCGCAATTGACAAACAATACTGGCTTGAACCGGATTAAATTTTCATTAAACAAGATGGGTTTAATGCTGTTTTGCCAGGCTTTGATAAACCAAGAAGATATAAAGATGAAATGGACAGGGCACGCTCGACAGGTATTCCTGGGATTAGCAGGGTTCATTGGAATAAACATGATCTTAACTGCATGTCAATCCCCTAAAGGCCCCATAAAAGCCCAGGAAACCACCACCAGTGGTACCATCCACATCAGTGTGGATGAAAGTTTCAAGCCGGTGATCGACTCTCAGATCGAAGTATTTGAATCGCAACATTCCGAAGCTCACATTATAGTGCATTACAAGCCGGAGGCGGAATGCCTGCGCGATCTGAATGTTGACAGTATTCGCATGGTTATTGTAACAAGAGGGTTGAGTGACGCTGAAGAGGCTACACTTTCCAATAAGTTACAATTTAAGCCCACTTATGGTACCATTGCTTATGACGCTATTGCGGTGATCATTAACAATGAGGCAAAGGATTCCCTGTTCACCATGCAGGACATTCGTTCCATTGCAAAAGGCACCAGCAATTACAAATATAAAATGTTGCTGGATGGAAAATCTGCCACCAGCACCGTTCGGTATGTTGTAGATTCGCTGTTAAAGGGTGGGGCGCTGAGCGACAATATTGTGGCTGCGGCAAACACCCAGGGTGTAATTGATTATGTTTCTAAAAATCAGGACGCTATCGGTTTACTGGGCGTAAGCTGGATCGGCAATAAAGACGATACCACCCAGCTGAGTTTCCTGAAAAAGGTTAAAATTGCAAAGATCGAGGCGAAGGATGGTTCCTATGTTCGTCCGGTTCAATATAATATAGCCTATGACATCTATCCGATGATTCGACCGCTGTATTATATTTTAAAGGAAAATTATGACGGACTTGGCAACGGATTTGCAAACTTTCTTATCTACGAAAAAGGGCAGAAGATATTTAATCGGGCATATTTATTGCCTGCGAGAATGCATCTGGAGACCAGGAACGTACAGATAAGCAAATAAACTAAATCACGGATTCCTAATACATTATAAATCACTTAAAAAAATAGCGACTTACAATGAGCAAGCGATTCATCAGTTTTGTAACCATGGTTGTACTGGGTAGCAACGTGCTATTTGCCCAGAGTGTGGAGCAGGGGCGGAAGTTCTTATATTACGAACGGTACAAAAGCGCCAGAGAGAATTTTGAGAAATTACTGGCTGCGAATCCGAATAACATCGACGCAACATACTGGCTGGGGCAAACCATGCTTGAGCAAAAAGATACAGTAGGTGCAAAAAACCTGTATCAAAAAGCACTGCAAACAAATGGCAATGCCCCCCTTATTCTGGTAGGCATGGGCGAAATGGAACTGCGCGAAGGCAAAACCAACGATGCCCGCCAGCGTTTTGAAACCGCCATCTCTTTAACCAAAGGAAAAGATGTAGAGGTTTTTAACGCCATTGGCCGTGCGAATGTGGACGCTAAAGCTGGTGATGCCACTTACGCCATTGAAAAGCTGAACCAGGCAACACAGGTAAAAGGATTCAATAGTGCCGAGACTTATATCATTTTGGGCGATGCTTACCGCAAACAAATTGATGGTGGAAATGCCATCCAGTCTTACAATAAGGCGCTTGCGCTCGATCCTAAAATGGCCGCTGCCAAGCATAAGATCGGTAAAATATACCTGACGCAAAAGAATACCGAACTGTTCCTGCAGAACTTCGATGAAGCTTTAAAGCTCGATCCCGCTTATGCGCCTACTTATTATGAATTATTCTACTATTGGTACTTTAAAGATGTAAACAAAGCTGCTCCTTACCTGGAAAGCTTTGCTGCCAATACCGATCAGGGACCTGATTTAGAGTATACTAAAACCGACTTCCTGTTTGCCTCCGGCAAATTTGCTGAAGCCAGAGATAAAGCAAAAAGCCTGATTACCCAGTACGGCGCTAAAGTAGCTCCCCGTATGTACAAACAGGTAGCTTACGCCTGCGATACCCTGAAGGACCTTTCCTGCGCTAATCAATACATGGCCGACTACTTCGCCAAACAAAATCCCGATGATGTGGTATCTGCCGACTACGAGGAGCTGGCCAACCTGAACCTGCAAACTCCAGGACAGGAAGCCCAGGCTTTTGTAAACCTGCAAAAAGCGGTTGATAAAGACACAGTTGTAGATAATAAGGTGAAATACATCAATAAAGCAGCTGCCCTGGCTAAAAAACTGGGCGACCGTAAACAGGAAGCCAACTGGCTGGGTGTGGCGTATAATCTGAAAGCCAATCCAACCCAAACCGACCTGTATAACTGGGGCATGGCCCACTACCAGGCTGGTAATTATACAACAGCCGACAGCCTTTTCTGTAACGTTTACCAGGGTAAATATCCTGACCAGATCTATGGTTACCTGTGGTGCGCCCGGGCTATTCAGGCTGAGGACACTACCATGATGAACGATAAATTTGCGCCTGCCCAGGAAAAACTGGCTGAAATGGCCATGAAGCTCGATTCTACAAAGTATAAATCACAAGCTATTAATGCATGGGCTGCTTTGACCTCGTATTACAACGACGTTAAAAAAGACCCTAAAACAGCTTTGAGCTATATTGACAAGATCCTGTCTGTTGACCCTGCTAACGCTTTTGCAAACCAGGTAAGAGGAATTTTGCAAAAAGCGGCTACCAAACCAGCCTCGCCAGCGCCTGCACCCAAAAAGTCAGGCAGCGGCAGCACAACCAGCAAATCTGGCACTGCTGCGAAGAAATAGCGGTTAACAAACGGTAAACAAACCAATAATTACATCATATTTAGTCCCTTGTCAGTAAAAACTGACGGGGGATTTTTATTTTAATCCATGATAAAGTTGAAAATATAAAACGCTGTCTTATTTTTGCGCCTAAACCAAAACGGGTTAATCATATGTACCTGTTACAAGTCTCCAATACCGCCGTTGCCCACGATCCCGACAGTTCCTTCTGGTATCTTCCTGTTGCTATTCAATTAATTTTCGCAATCATCTTTGTTGCTGGTATGATGGGGGTTACCCACTGGCTGGGGCCCAAACGTAATACTTCCGACAAGCTGGAAACTTTTGCCAGTGGTATTAAAAGTCATGGCGACGCCCGTCAGCCCATGGCCATTAAATACTTCCTGGTGGCGATCTTATTTGTATTGTTCGATGTGGAAGTGATCTTTTTCTATCCCTATGCCGTAAACTTTAAAGCATTAGGCTGGAGTGGCTTTGGCGCTGTATTAATGTTCGTTGCATTTTTTCTCTGTGGCTTTATATACATTATCAAGAAAGGAGCGTTAAAGTGGGAAGACTAAACCAATTAGCTAATGTGATAATTTGCTAATGTGATAATGCTTTTGCGCGGCCAGGGGTTCTTTTTGAAAGCAGACGCTAATGTTTTTTTAATCTGGAGCGCAGAAACTTACAAGGTTGTGAGTTGTTGTTTTAAAGGAAGCATTATAAATTATCAAATTAGCTAATTATCAAATTATCAAATTAGATTATGGCACGTCCTGTTCAATATAATATTTACGGTCAAACCGATGTGAAACTGGTTAAGGAAGGTCCCGAAGGATATATGGGCGAAGGTTTCTTTGGCACCAGCCTCGATAAAGTGGTTGGCCTGGCCCGTAAGAACTCTATCTGGCCTTTACCTTTTGCTACCTCCTGTTGTGGAATTGAATTTATGGCTACTATGGGATCGCACTACGATCTGGCCCGCTTTGGTTCAGAGCGCGTAGGTTTTTCACCC
The Niastella koreensis GR20-10 genome window above contains:
- a CDS encoding thiolase family protein, with the translated sequence MKKVYVIDAVRTPIGKYGGALSTIRPDDLLAHVIKSVLQRNASIDVNAIEDVIAGDANQAGEDNRNVARMAALLAGLPVTVPGNTVNRLCASGLQAIQDAARAIMCGDGDLLIAGGVESMTRAPFVQLKSSGAWNRTPEVVDSTIGWRFPNKKLTDKYYPYSMGETAENVAKQWKIGRQAQDEFALASQEKYFAALEKGRWKNEISGVEIFGGKDEKIFLEKDEPPRSTSMEKLSGLRAAFIKDGTVTAGNSSGINDGAAAMLLASEEAVQKYNLQPLARIVSMAVAGVDPAIMGIGPVPATQKALKRAGLTVNDLDLIELNEAFAAQSLACMHDLQLDPAKVNVNGGSIAIGHPLGCSGVRISATLLHEMKRRGSKYGLATMCVGVGQGAAVIYEGV
- a CDS encoding DinB family protein, with the protein product MTLQTALFQLEKHLQEVPQHFNQFSPEVLLNKPAPGKWSKQEILGHLIDSAINNLKRFTDTQYFPQPYTVIRYQQDDLVIINRYQQLPLEYLLQLWSILNKQIVNIISTIPAEKLPYTVIIPSGDSKTLE
- a CDS encoding FtsX-like permease family protein, whose protein sequence is MAVVSFKPIRSLLQTGTNTGSRWFSYIGLGIGVLLLLCSIQMYINIQQLLGGDSQRKEGSDFISISKTITNETMGQLEKNLFNANDIKDIANKPFIEGVSPLTANRFRVQLSAGDIIPFSTDMFLESLDNNFIDTVPPNFTWKEGQDYIPIVFSSDFLEIYNVFAPGYGLPQLSAETASQVVVFITCYGQNGEKQTFRGSIVALSDRVNSIIVPKNFLEWANNKFGNTTDVKASRLYIKTKDANNPDFLNYLQQKNYKVNKDKTKFGRVKQVLQGIFSGLGIFGLLVVILALMLFSFYLQLMIARSKDNLQLLLMMGYSPNWLSKNVSKQFIPVYVLVVLAALALTEGMQWAFHHFAMFDRPELSSFLHWGVLSTAVFLIGLSLLTNYRMVKKLLYKLV
- a CDS encoding ATP-binding cassette domain-containing protein, with protein sequence MQLQLQQVLPVYFDENHRTQSGIWRQDLTFTKGEYIKIVAPSGSGKTSFMHFLYGMRNEYNGNIVYNSANLRNYTPEDFAGYRKDHVSIVFQDLRLFPEQSVQENIELKRQLNPFHPAEKIREMAERLGIGNKLTSKSRICSYGEQQRVAIIRALMQPFDFLLLDEPFSHLDDKNSQNAMQLMLEEAKLRNAAIIFADLERIDWFPYTRIFHL
- a CDS encoding DUF4836 family protein — protein: MQRHLLTFLLLAVTLTSIVSCSHSDKSGLAIPRDAAFALHVNVKSLTSKLSWQEIQQNEWFKEAYTTETDSFVKKTLQDPATSGVDIQSDLGLFVKKQNQGGYMAVEGGIKDAAAFETFATNANKGGKVVKSGDVSVLNTGLKSLVAWTKSRFVFISDVPMGSLANRFNSNASGYEPFSFTTDSLQKFAMELFDLPSKNNLVSDERFVSVMKEPGDIHYWVNAEQYYNSLGGMMSLLKMNSLFEGNAYGAALNFANGKITFKTKAFVNKELKALMEKNGGGKISADMINRIPSKNVVAVFAFKYQPQGFIDLLKMMGVDGMVNGFLGSEGYSTAEFVKATKGDVLLAVSDLKIKGKTTPGINPDGSPAIEQDILPVNILFASSVNEKPSFDKLFSILQKKSQELQPITNNVHFQLNNDWFAAGNSPEQVNAFLSGGNNNFAFTSRLAGKSFGGYIDLQGIIKTMAPSTTDSVSKATMDLSTNMWQDVYMYSDGQKDDAFVGEMEINLVDKSTNSLKLLNTYLDSMAKITGPRRNHTDAHVRYTDPASEGLAALEPVLHQ
- the hisS gene encoding histidine--tRNA ligase, producing MSNKPSIPAGTRDFGPEVVRKRQFIFNTIRSVFELYGFQPLETPAMENMETLMGKYGEEGDKLIFRILNNGLDNTAKHQQLREDFEKVLEGKNIKGITERALKYDLTIPFARYVAMNHGQLTFPFKRYQIQPVWRADRPQKGRYREFYQCDADVVGSKQLLNEVELTNIYHDVFSQLGLTGYELRINSRKILTALAESCGGAEKMIDITIAIDKLDKIGLDKVKEELFQRELNEEQVTIIEKYLNISGSNEEKIMQIIPLVGNYPSGVEGIQELKTVCSNSTTANLVIDFTLARGLNYYTGIIFEAKAPASVKMGSIGGGGRYDDLTGLFGVPNIPGVGISFGVDRIYDVMEELNLFPEDVYTGTQVLFFNLGAEESSKAFNTMQLLRKQGVRCELYHESAKMDKQFKYAEKKNIGFIVIIGSTEIQNNTGVVKNLKTGVQQTVPLADLSNKLFI
- a CDS encoding low molecular weight protein-tyrosine-phosphatase, coding for MKILMVCLGNICRSPLAEGILQHKAQQEGLTWTIDSAGTNGYHVGEQPHRLSQKVALLNGIDISHQRARRFTAADFKQFDKIYAMAEDVVAEMQRIARKDFDAAKVELLMNELHPGKNRDVPDPWYGTEPGYHEVYAMIDQACDKIIEKYRIMNDESPMSK
- a CDS encoding PstS family phosphate ABC transporter substrate-binding protein → MKWTGHARQVFLGLAGFIGINMILTACQSPKGPIKAQETTTSGTIHISVDESFKPVIDSQIEVFESQHSEAHIIVHYKPEAECLRDLNVDSIRMVIVTRGLSDAEEATLSNKLQFKPTYGTIAYDAIAVIINNEAKDSLFTMQDIRSIAKGTSNYKYKMLLDGKSATSTVRYVVDSLLKGGALSDNIVAAANTQGVIDYVSKNQDAIGLLGVSWIGNKDDTTQLSFLKKVKIAKIEAKDGSYVRPVQYNIAYDIYPMIRPLYYILKENYDGLGNGFANFLIYEKGQKIFNRAYLLPARMHLETRNVQISK
- a CDS encoding tetratricopeptide repeat protein; the encoded protein is MSKRFISFVTMVVLGSNVLFAQSVEQGRKFLYYERYKSARENFEKLLAANPNNIDATYWLGQTMLEQKDTVGAKNLYQKALQTNGNAPLILVGMGEMELREGKTNDARQRFETAISLTKGKDVEVFNAIGRANVDAKAGDATYAIEKLNQATQVKGFNSAETYIILGDAYRKQIDGGNAIQSYNKALALDPKMAAAKHKIGKIYLTQKNTELFLQNFDEALKLDPAYAPTYYELFYYWYFKDVNKAAPYLESFAANTDQGPDLEYTKTDFLFASGKFAEARDKAKSLITQYGAKVAPRMYKQVAYACDTLKDLSCANQYMADYFAKQNPDDVVSADYEELANLNLQTPGQEAQAFVNLQKAVDKDTVVDNKVKYINKAAALAKKLGDRKQEANWLGVAYNLKANPTQTDLYNWGMAHYQAGNYTTADSLFCNVYQGKYPDQIYGYLWCARAIQAEDTTMMNDKFAPAQEKLAEMAMKLDSTKYKSQAINAWAALTSYYNDVKKDPKTALSYIDKILSVDPANAFANQVRGILQKAATKPASPAPAPKKSGSGSTTSKSGTAAKK
- a CDS encoding NADH-quinone oxidoreductase subunit A, whose amino-acid sequence is MYLLQVSNTAVAHDPDSSFWYLPVAIQLIFAIIFVAGMMGVTHWLGPKRNTSDKLETFASGIKSHGDARQPMAIKYFLVAILFVLFDVEVIFFYPYAVNFKALGWSGFGAVLMFVAFFLCGFIYIIKKGALKWED